One window of Hylemonella gracilis genomic DNA carries:
- the argJ gene encoding bifunctional glutamate N-acetyltransferase/amino-acid acetyltransferase ArgJ → MPVNLSAPNPAELLPIAGVRIGIAEAGVRKANRKDLTVFLLDEGATVAGVFTQNRFCAAPVQVCREHLAQAGNRVRALVINTGNANAGTGADGLRRARETCDALALQLNVAREQVLPFSTGVIMEPLPHDRIIAGLPAALADAKSGASGAQWLRAAEGIMTTDTLPKAISARADIGGATVNITGISKGAGMIRPNMATMLGYLATDAKLSPTVARQLAFELAEGSFNRVTVDGDTSTNDSFVLIASNQAVHAEITSLDSAEGRALKTALLAVARQLAQALVRDGEGATKFITVRVEGGRTAEECRLAAYAIAHSPLVKTAFYASDPNLGRILAAVGYAGITDLDQGGIDLYLDDVHVAVQGGRHPNYREEDGQRVMKQSEITVRVVLGRGQAVDTVWTCDFSHDYVSINADYRS, encoded by the coding sequence ATGCCCGTCAACCTCTCCGCCCCCAACCCCGCTGAACTCTTGCCCATCGCGGGCGTGCGCATCGGTATCGCCGAAGCCGGTGTGCGCAAGGCGAATCGCAAGGACCTGACGGTCTTTCTGCTGGACGAGGGTGCGACGGTGGCTGGCGTGTTCACGCAGAACCGTTTCTGCGCCGCGCCGGTGCAGGTCTGCCGCGAGCATCTGGCCCAGGCCGGCAACCGCGTCCGAGCCTTGGTGATCAACACGGGCAACGCAAACGCCGGCACCGGCGCCGATGGTCTGCGCCGTGCGCGCGAAACCTGCGATGCGCTGGCACTGCAGCTGAACGTCGCGCGCGAGCAAGTCTTGCCTTTCTCGACCGGCGTCATCATGGAACCGCTGCCGCACGACCGCATCATCGCGGGCCTGCCCGCGGCCCTGGCCGATGCCAAGAGCGGCGCATCCGGCGCGCAATGGCTGCGTGCCGCCGAAGGCATCATGACCACGGACACCCTGCCCAAGGCCATCAGTGCGCGCGCCGACATCGGGGGTGCGACCGTCAACATCACGGGCATCAGCAAGGGCGCCGGCATGATCCGCCCGAACATGGCGACCATGCTGGGGTATCTCGCCACCGACGCGAAGCTCAGCCCGACCGTCGCGCGGCAACTCGCCTTTGAGCTGGCCGAAGGGTCGTTCAATCGCGTGACGGTGGACGGTGACACGTCGACCAATGATTCCTTCGTCCTGATCGCCAGCAATCAGGCTGTGCACGCCGAGATCACCTCGCTGGACAGCGCTGAAGGTCGCGCGCTCAAGACTGCGTTGCTGGCCGTGGCCCGTCAGTTGGCCCAAGCGCTGGTGCGCGACGGCGAAGGTGCGACGAAGTTCATCACCGTGCGGGTGGAGGGAGGCCGTACGGCCGAGGAATGCCGTCTGGCTGCCTATGCGATCGCGCATTCGCCATTGGTCAAGACCGCGTTTTATGCCAGCGACCCGAACCTGGGGCGCATCTTGGCGGCCGTGGGCTATGCCGGGATCACCGATCTGGACCAGGGCGGCATCGATCTCTACCTGGATGATGTGCACGTGGCTGTCCAGGGCGGACGTCATCCCAATTACCGGGAAGAAGACGGCCAACGTGTGATGAAGCAAAGCGAGATCACCGTGCGTGTGGTGTTGGGGCGCGGGCAGGCCGTGGACACGGTCTGGACCTGTGACTTCAGCCACGACTACGTGTCCATCAATGCGGACTACCGTAGCTGA
- a CDS encoding ATP-binding protein, whose protein sequence is MNEQFLRLLERAEQVLARVEAVLPLPAGTFAQPDWTASIAFRYRKRSSGQGLIEPVRHVGRMQLDDLKEIEPQKDKILRNTEQFVRGLPANNVLLTGARGTGKSSLIRACLHAYADQGLRLIEVDKSDLVDLPDIVEVIAQRPEKFIIFCDDLSFEDGEGGYKALKSILDGSVAAATPNVVIYVTSNRRHLLPEHMKDNLSYTTSEDGEIHPGEVVEEKISLSERFGLWVSFYPFSQDEYLSIAAQWLRSFGVGEADITQAQPEALVWALERGSRSGRVAYQFARDYAGRHGA, encoded by the coding sequence ATGAACGAGCAATTCCTACGTCTGTTGGAGCGCGCTGAACAGGTGCTGGCCCGGGTCGAAGCCGTCCTGCCCTTGCCCGCGGGGACCTTCGCGCAACCGGACTGGACCGCGTCCATCGCCTTCCGTTACCGCAAGCGCAGTTCGGGCCAGGGCCTGATCGAGCCAGTGCGCCATGTCGGGCGCATGCAGTTGGATGACCTGAAGGAAATCGAGCCGCAAAAGGACAAGATCCTGCGCAACACCGAACAGTTCGTGCGCGGCTTGCCCGCGAACAACGTGCTGCTGACGGGCGCGCGCGGTACGGGCAAGTCTTCGCTGATCCGAGCCTGTCTGCACGCCTACGCCGACCAAGGCCTGCGCCTGATCGAGGTCGACAAGAGCGATCTGGTGGATTTGCCCGACATCGTCGAGGTGATCGCGCAGCGGCCCGAGAAGTTCATCATCTTCTGCGATGACCTCAGTTTCGAGGACGGCGAGGGTGGCTACAAGGCGCTCAAGTCCATCCTGGACGGCTCGGTGGCCGCAGCCACGCCCAACGTCGTGATCTACGTGACCAGCAACCGCCGTCACCTGTTGCCCGAGCACATGAAGGACAACCTCAGCTACACCACCAGCGAGGACGGTGAAATCCATCCCGGCGAGGTGGTGGAGGAGAAGATCTCCCTGTCCGAGCGTTTCGGCCTGTGGGTCAGCTTCTACCCCTTCAGCCAGGACGAGTACCTGAGCATCGCAGCGCAGTGGCTGCGCTCCTTCGGTGTCGGCGAGGCCGACATCACCCAGGCGCAGCCCGAGGCTCTGGTCTGGGCGCTGGAGCGTGGCTCGCGCAGCGGGCGCGTGGCCTACCAATTCGCGCGTGATTACGCTGGGCGGCACGGCGCATGA
- a CDS encoding NUDIX domain-containing protein, translated as MSEPRQHTEVAVGILIRDDGALLLSSRPEGKPYAGYWEFPGGKLEAGETVAQALRRELIEELGVTISDAEVWKVTEHDYPHALVRLHWCKVRAWSGEFEMREGQQMAWQTFPLTVSPVLPGAYPVLDWLEAEHSRSA; from the coding sequence ATGAGCGAACCGCGCCAGCACACCGAGGTCGCCGTCGGTATCCTGATCCGGGATGACGGTGCTTTGCTTCTGTCCAGTCGGCCCGAGGGCAAACCCTATGCCGGCTACTGGGAGTTTCCGGGTGGCAAGCTGGAAGCGGGTGAAACCGTGGCCCAGGCCCTGCGGCGCGAACTGATCGAGGAACTCGGCGTGACCATCTCCGACGCCGAGGTCTGGAAAGTCACCGAGCACGACTACCCGCATGCCTTGGTGCGCCTGCATTGGTGCAAGGTGCGCGCCTGGTCGGGCGAGTTCGAGATGCGCGAAGGCCAGCAGATGGCCTGGCAGACTTTCCCGCTCACGGTCTCGCCCGTGCTGCCAGGGGCCTATCCGGTGCTGGATTGGCTGGAAGCGGAGCATTCCCGCAGCGCCTAG
- a CDS encoding glutathione S-transferase family protein, which yields MSIVLYWHPMSSATPIACALTELGVPHERVKIDIHTGEQRRPGYLALNPNGKVPTLTVNGAPMFEALAIHLWLGHSFGVERGLWPKGGTPEHLQAMSWCTWSYVTYGAVLVRLQVATQGEEALRHPVHADTARQGLSQLLALLDARLAAQPWMLGADYSLVDLVVGSVIGYSVYIGAPVDAHPHVKAWLTRVQARPAMQINA from the coding sequence ATGTCCATCGTCCTCTACTGGCACCCGATGTCCAGCGCCACCCCCATCGCCTGCGCCCTGACCGAGCTGGGCGTGCCGCATGAGCGGGTGAAGATCGACATCCACACCGGCGAGCAGCGCCGCCCGGGTTACCTGGCGCTCAACCCCAACGGCAAGGTCCCGACCCTGACCGTGAACGGCGCCCCCATGTTCGAAGCCTTGGCTATCCACTTGTGGCTCGGCCACAGCTTTGGCGTGGAACGCGGGCTGTGGCCCAAAGGCGGTACGCCCGAACACCTGCAGGCCATGTCCTGGTGTACTTGGTCCTACGTCACTTACGGCGCGGTGCTCGTGCGCCTGCAGGTCGCGACACAAGGCGAGGAAGCGCTGCGCCACCCGGTCCATGCCGACACTGCCCGGCAGGGGCTCAGCCAGTTGCTGGCCCTCCTGGATGCGCGCTTGGCCGCGCAACCCTGGATGCTCGGGGCGGACTACTCGCTGGTTGACCTGGTGGTGGGCTCTGTCATCGGCTACAGCGTCTACATCGGGGCGCCGGTGGATGCGCATCCGCACGTCAAGGCCTGGCTGACGCGCGTGCAGGCACGTCCAGCGATGCAGATCAACGCGTGA